ATGCCGTAGTGCCAGGGGTCGCCGCTGGCGAGGATGGTGAGGTTGTTGTTGGGGGCGTGTTGCCGGATGAGGGGGCGGATGGAGGGGCGTAGGGGTTTGCCCCAGGGGATGCGTTGGGCGGTGATGGTGGTGGGGAGGAGGTCGAGTTGGCGGGGGGCGCCGATGATGGTGGTGGCTGTGTGGAGGGTGTGTTGTGCGTGGGGGGTGAGGCTGTCCCATCCGTCGGCGCCGATTCCGATGAGGGTGATGGGGTGTGTGTTGTGTTGATGGTTTGTGGTGTCCATGACTATTCCTTGACCTAATACGTACCGACGCCATCCGTATGTTGGGTGGGAATCTGGTGATAGGTCCGTAGAGTTGTTTGTGGTTGGCCAACCTCCCCCCGGTTGGACGACCTTCGATGGCCCCGGTCCCCCCCACCGGGGCCATCGTATTTTTTTGGTGTGTGTCAGTGGTGTGTGGTGTAGGGGTGGTGTTCGGGTGGGTGGTTACGTGTTTGACCTTACCTGGGGTTTAGAGGCGTATGAATGCCTTCCAGGTTGTGGGGTCGGTAATACCGGTTTGGGGGGTGCGGAGTTTCTTTTGGGTGGCGGTGAGGGCGTTGCGGGTTGCGGGGCCGAAGATGCCGTCGGTGGGGATGCGTAGGAGGGTTTGGAGTGCTTTGACGGCGGGGCCGCGTGAGCCTGGGCGCAGGGTGGTGCCTGCGTATGGGAGCCAGGGGTAGCGGTTGAGTTCGGCACGGTTCCAGGTTTTGAGGTTGGTGGTTCCGGTGGTGGGGAGTTTCCACTTTTTTTGGAGGGTTTTGACTGCGTTGGTGGTTCGTGGGTCGTATGTGCTGGTGGTGGGGATGCGTAGGAGGGTTTGGAGTGCTTTGACGGCGGGGCCGCGTGAGCCTGGGCGCAGGGTGGTGGTGCGGTAGGCGGTGGCGGGGGTGTTGATGGTGATGGGGGTTCGACTGGGCGATGGCGAGGGCGTTGGTGCTGGTGCTGGTGTAGGCGCTGGTGTAGGCGCTGGTGCTGGCGTTGGCTCCGGGGTTGGCGTGGGTGTGGTGGTGAGCGAGGTGGGGTCCAGGGCGGCCCAAGTGGATTGGTCTAGGACTCCAGTGGTGGGGATTGAGCTGCGTTTTTGGTAGGCGATGACGGCGTTGCGGGTGCCGTAGCCGAATTTGCCGTCGGCGGTGATGCCGAGGAGTTTTTGGGCTTCGGCGATTTGGGGGCTGGTGTTGCCGGGGACCCAGGTGGTTTTGGTGGTGCTGGGCCCGGGGGTTGGGGTTGGGCAGGGGGTGGTGCGTTTGCCGGTGTAAAGGAGGGCCCAGGGGTTCCCTGTGGTTGCTCGGCAGGGGCCCAGGTCCAGGCTGGTGATGGCGGTTCCGGTCCACCAGCTGGTGCGCCGGTTGGCTCCGTCCCAGGTGAGGGAGATGTGGATGTGGTCGGTGTGGGGGTTTGGTCCGGTGTAGGTGGCCCAGCCGCGTTCGGGGGCGTATGCGCGCCACATGGTGGCGTTCCAGATGATGTATTGGATGCCTAGGCGGCGGGCGTTTTCGCCGTTGTTAGCGGTGAGCCAGGCTGCTGCGGTGTCGCCGATGGTTTTTTGGGTGGGGTTGGTGGCATCGAGCATCCAGTCCAGGGCGCGTCCGTCGTAGTGTTCGCTGGTTCCGCCTTCGGAGCAGAAGCGGGAGTAGCCGACGTAGCCGGTTTTGTAGGTGTTAACGAGGAGGTTGCCTAGGGCGAGGGTTCCTGGGCGGTCGATGGGGTCGCAGGAGATTTGGGGGATGTAGCTGGGTTGAATATCGATGGCGTCTGGGAGGGGGACGGAGCTGGTTGGGTTGATGATTTGGGTGTTTTTCGTGGTGGTGATGGGGGTGTGCGCGCCGGTGGGGGTGTGTGGTGGTGGCACGGGGGTGCCTGCGTAGGTGTCGGGGTTGCCGGTGTGGTCGCCGTGGGTGGCGGTGGCGGGGATGGGGGTGGTGATGAGGGCGGCTGCTAGGGCTAGGGCGAGTGTGGTGCGCATGATTCTCCGGGCGGGCGGGCGTCTCGCTCGGGTGTTCAGGACGAGGCGCGGCGGGCGGTGGTGTCCACCTATCGGCTGCGCTGGAGGGTGTGTAAGGGCTGCTGGGGTGCAGGAGGGCCGGCACTGATCATGGTGATCGGTGCCGGCCCTGTAATTGCGTTGGGGGCGTGTTGCTTAGCCCTGTTGTGGGTTAGAGGTCGATGGTTTGACCTGTTTTGGCTGATTCGATGGCTGCTTCGGCGACTTTGACGTTACGCATGCCTTGTTCGAGGGTGACGATGTCGGCGTCTTTACCTAGGACTGCGTCGCGGAAGTTTTCGTGCTCGACGAGGAGTGGTTCTCGTTTGGAGATTGCGAATCGGGTGTAGTCGCCTTCGGAGACACCTTTGAATTGGGCTAGGCCTTGCCATTCGGAGGTGACGTTGCCGTTGGCATGGAAGGCCAGTTCGGCGGTGAGGGTGTCGGCGATGAAGGCACCTTTTTCGCCGGTGATGAAGGTGACTCGTTCTTTGAATGGTGAGAGCCAGTTCACGGTGTGTTGGGTGATGGTTCCGTCGGCGAGTAGACCGTTCATGAGAACCATGTCTTCGTATTCGCGTCCGGAGCGGAAGGCGGTGCGGGCGCCAACGGAGGTGTAGGCGCTGGAGCGCAGCCAGCTGGTGAGGTCGATGTCGTGGGTGCCGAGGTCTTTGACGACACCGACATCGGCGATGCGGGCGGGGAAAGGGCCTTGGCGGCGGGTGACGATTTGGTACACGTCGCCGAGGTCGCCTGCTTCGATGCGGGCTTTGGCTTGTTGCAGGGCGGGGTTGTAGCGCTCGATATGTCCGGTGGCGCCGATGAGTCCTGCTTTGTCGAATGCGTCGACGAGCTTTTGTGCCGAGGCGGTGTCTTGGGCGAGGGGTTTTTCGATGAGGGCGTGGACCCCAGCTTCGGCCAGGGCGAGCCCGATTTCTAGGTGGTAGACGGTGGGGACCGCGACCATGCAGTAGTCGAGGTTGTGGGCGATGAGTTCCTCGATGCTGTTGACGAGGGGGCGTCCTTGGGCGATGTCGTGGGGGTCACCGTTGGGATCGGCGACGGCGACGAGGTCGACGCCGTCAAGCCCAGCCAGGACGCGGCCGTGGTGGCGGCCCATCATTCCGAGGCCGATGAGGCCTGCGCGGAGGTTTGCCATGTTCATGCACCTGCCTTGGCGAGGGTGTTGACTGCGGTGACGATGCGCTCAAGTCCGGCGCGATCCACGCTGGGGTGGACGGGCAGGGAGAGGCATTCTTTGGCGGCGCGTTCGGTTTCAACCAGGTCGCCTGCGGTGCGACCTGCTGCAGCGAATGGTTTGAGGCGGTGGTTGGGCACGGGGTAGAACATGCCTGAGCTGATGCTGTATTCGTCTTTGAGGGCTTGGGCGAATTCGTCGCGGCCTTCGGGAATGCGGATCGTGTACTGGTGGTAAACGTGCACGGCGCCTTCGGCAACTGGTGGCGGGGTGACTCCGCGGAGGTTGCTGGAGAGGAATGCGGCGTTTTCCTGGCGGGTTTTGGTCCAGGCGTCGACTTTGGTGAGCTGGACACGGCCGATGGCTGCGTGGATGTCGGTCATGCGGTAGTTCATGCCGACGACTTCGTTGTGGTACTGCTGCAGCATTCCTTGGTTGCGGTAGAGGCGAAGGTTGTGCTCGATGTTTTCGTCGGCCGCTGAGACCATGCCGCCTTCGCCGGAGGTCATGTTCTTGGTGGGGTAAAGCGAGAACATCGCGAATGCGCCGAACGCGCCTACGGGGGTGCCGTGGAGGGATGCGCCGTGGGCTTGGGCTGCGTCTTCGAAGATTTTGATGCCGTGTTTGTCGGCGACGGCTTGAAGAGCGACCATGTCGGCGGGGTGGCCGTACAGGTGGACGGGCATGATGCCGACGGTTTTGTCGGTGATGGCTGATTCAACCGACTCAGCGCTGAGGCAGAAGCTTCCTGGTTCGATGTCGGCGAAGACGGGGGTGGCTCCAGTCAGGGCCACGGAGTTGGCGGTGGCGGCGAAGGTGAAGGAGGGGACGATCACCTCGTCGCCGGGGCCTACACCTGCTGCGAGGAGTCCGAGGTGGAGGCCAGAGGTGCCGGAGTTCACGGCCACGCATGCACGTCCGAGACCGAAGTGCTCGGAGAACTCCTCTTCGAATGCCTTTACCTGCGGCCCTTGGGCCAGCATGCCGCTGCGCATCACTGCATCGACGGCAGCGCGCTCCTCATCGCCGATCAGCGGCTTTGCCGGAGGAATGAACTCGGTCACGTAAGGCCCCTTCGTGAAGCGTGTTTCCGGCGGCCCCACGTGTGGCCGCCCTGTCTGCACTGATTCTTCAGGCGTGTTCCGGACGACCGTGTGGACGTGGGTCACTTTGGCTTCGCGCCGCCGGTAGATTGTTCGGTTTATCGTTTCGTTCCTTCCGCGTTTCGCTGTGTGCGTGGTGCGGTAGGAGCGAGGTGCCGTCCGCTTGGGCCGTCACCTAAGGCCACACTACCGTGGCGCCAAACAGCAGAAAGGGTTCACCATCGTGAAGGTCCTCAGTGTCGTCGGGGCAAGACCGCAGTTTGTGAAGTTGGCGCCGGTGTCGCGGGCATTTGCTGCGGCCGGGAACATCGAGCATGTGATTGTTCACACAGGACAGCATTACGACGCCATGTTGAGTGATGTTTTCTTCGATGATCTGCACATTCCGGCGCCGGATGTTCATTTGGGTGTGGGGTCAGGCAACCATGGGGCGCAGACGGGCCGGATGCTTGAGCAGATTGAGCCGGTGTTGTTGGAGCACAAGCCGGATTGGACTTTGGTTTACGGGGACACGAACTCGACTATCGCTGCTGCTTTGGCAGCGGTGAAGCAGCATCTACCTGTTGCGCATTTGGAAGCGGGGTTGCGCAGTTTTAATCGGCGGATGCCTGAGGAGCACAACCGGGTGTTGACCGATCATGCGTCGGATTTGCTGCTCTCCCCTACTCAGGTAGGTATGGATCACTTGGAGCGTGAGGGCTTGGCAGATAAGTCCGTGCTGGTGGGCGATGTGATGACCGATGTGTGTTTCACGGTGCGTGATGGTGTGGGGTCCGGGCCTCTGCAGTTGCCTGCTGATGTTGATGAGCGTTTCGATCCGGACAAGCCGTTTGTGTTGGCGACGATTCACCGCCCGGATAACACGGATACTCCGCAGCGTTTGGGTGAGATCATCGCGGCTTTCCGTGATTTGCCTACGCAGGTGTTGTTGCTGGCGCATCCGCGGCTGGTGGCTAAGGCTCAAGCTCACGGTATTGATCTTTTTGGTGGGAATTTGCATGGCGCTTCTCCGCTGGCGTACCCGCAGATGGTGC
This region of Dermatophilus congolensis genomic DNA includes:
- a CDS encoding peptidoglycan-binding domain-containing protein codes for the protein MRTTLALALAAALITTPIPATATHGDHTGNPDTYAGTPVPPPHTPTGAHTPITTTKNTQIINPTSSVPLPDAIDIQPSYIPQISCDPIDRPGTLALGNLLVNTYKTGYVGYSRFCSEGGTSEHYDGRALDWMLDATNPTQKTIGDTAAAWLTANNGENARRLGIQYIIWNATMWRAYAPERGWATYTGPNPHTDHIHISLTWDGANRRTSWWTGTAITSLDLGPCRATTGNPWALLYTGKRTTPCPTPTPGPSTTKTTWVPGNTSPQIAEAQKLLGITADGKFGYGTRNAVIAYQKRSSIPTTGVLDQSTWAALDPTSLTTTPTPTPEPTPAPAPTPAPTPAPAPTPSPSPSRTPITINTPATAYRTTTLRPGSRGPAVKALQTLLRIPTTSTYDPRTTNAVKTLQKKWKLPTTGTTNLKTWNRAELNRYPWLPYAGTTLRPGSRGPAVKALQTLLRIPTDGIFGPATRNALTATQKKLRTPQTGITDPTTWKAFIRL
- the wecB gene encoding non-hydrolyzing UDP-N-acetylglucosamine 2-epimerase, with translation MKVLSVVGARPQFVKLAPVSRAFAAAGNIEHVIVHTGQHYDAMLSDVFFDDLHIPAPDVHLGVGSGNHGAQTGRMLEQIEPVLLEHKPDWTLVYGDTNSTIAAALAAVKQHLPVAHLEAGLRSFNRRMPEEHNRVLTDHASDLLLSPTQVGMDHLEREGLADKSVLVGDVMTDVCFTVRDGVGSGPLQLPADVDERFDPDKPFVLATIHRPDNTDTPQRLGEIIAAFRDLPTQVLLLAHPRLVAKAQAHGIDLFGGNLHGASPLAYPQMVRAVMGAAGVVTDSGGLQKEAFLLQTPCTTIRPETEWVETLEGGWNILDNDLAQLRDVAVRQAPAGEQGAPYGDGHASEKVAAVLAERAR
- a CDS encoding DegT/DnrJ/EryC1/StrS family aminotransferase, whose amino-acid sequence is MTEFIPPAKPLIGDEERAAVDAVMRSGMLAQGPQVKAFEEEFSEHFGLGRACVAVNSGTSGLHLGLLAAGVGPGDEVIVPSFTFAATANSVALTGATPVFADIEPGSFCLSAESVESAITDKTVGIMPVHLYGHPADMVALQAVADKHGIKIFEDAAQAHGASLHGTPVGAFGAFAMFSLYPTKNMTSGEGGMVSAADENIEHNLRLYRNQGMLQQYHNEVVGMNYRMTDIHAAIGRVQLTKVDAWTKTRQENAAFLSSNLRGVTPPPVAEGAVHVYHQYTIRIPEGRDEFAQALKDEYSISSGMFYPVPNHRLKPFAAAGRTAGDLVETERAAKECLSLPVHPSVDRAGLERIVTAVNTLAKAGA
- a CDS encoding Gfo/Idh/MocA family protein, yielding MANLRAGLIGLGMMGRHHGRVLAGLDGVDLVAVADPNGDPHDIAQGRPLVNSIEELIAHNLDYCMVAVPTVYHLEIGLALAEAGVHALIEKPLAQDTASAQKLVDAFDKAGLIGATGHIERYNPALQQAKARIEAGDLGDVYQIVTRRQGPFPARIADVGVVKDLGTHDIDLTSWLRSSAYTSVGARTAFRSGREYEDMVLMNGLLADGTITQHTVNWLSPFKERVTFITGEKGAFIADTLTAELAFHANGNVTSEWQGLAQFKGVSEGDYTRFAISKREPLLVEHENFRDAVLGKDADIVTLEQGMRNVKVAEAAIESAKTGQTIDL